One window of the Chitinophaga niabensis genome contains the following:
- a CDS encoding sialate O-acetylesterase, whose product MRRVLTMALLCVTLSSFSNVRLPSIISSNMVLQQQSKVKFWGAADPNEKISITTSWNNKTYEAVTTNNARWEVLIETPAAGGPFTITLKGKNTIVLNNILIGEVWVCSGQSNMEMRLGSLKDIKEEAPVAYNPNIRFFDIPKTTSLHPQDNCEGEWTICDSNTVKSFSAVGYYFGKNLNKKLNVPIGLVDASWGGTAAEVWTPDSIIYADPVLKQAASKISIPGGRPYIPGYAYNGMIAPITNYDIAGAIWYQGENNTGQAKTYAKLLPTMIDSWRNAWKKEFPFYLVQIAPYKYGLKNSGAILREAQTQVADHHPHTGMVVITDLVADTNDVHPTNKKDVGLRLANLALADTYHKEGIVYKSPSFKSLSIKGNKATIVIDHAEKGLVIKGKTATEFLIAGEDQVFYPADVTIKNNTLIVSSKEVKVPVAVRFGFRNTAVGNVFGKDGLPLAPFRTDTWEVEMK is encoded by the coding sequence ATGCGCAGAGTACTTACGATGGCACTTTTATGTGTTACTCTTTCTTCATTCAGTAATGTCCGGCTGCCCAGTATTATCAGCAGCAACATGGTATTACAGCAGCAAAGCAAAGTAAAGTTCTGGGGCGCTGCAGATCCTAATGAAAAGATCTCCATCACTACTTCATGGAATAACAAAACCTACGAAGCTGTTACCACCAATAATGCCCGCTGGGAGGTACTCATTGAAACACCCGCAGCAGGAGGTCCTTTTACCATTACCCTGAAAGGAAAGAACACGATCGTACTGAATAATATCCTGATAGGAGAGGTGTGGGTATGCTCAGGACAAAGCAATATGGAAATGCGTTTAGGTAGTTTGAAGGATATCAAAGAAGAAGCGCCGGTTGCCTACAATCCGAATATCCGTTTCTTCGACATCCCTAAAACCACTTCTTTGCACCCACAGGATAATTGTGAAGGAGAATGGACTATCTGCGACAGCAATACCGTCAAATCGTTTAGTGCTGTAGGTTATTACTTTGGCAAGAACCTGAACAAAAAACTGAATGTTCCGATCGGCCTGGTGGATGCCAGCTGGGGAGGTACTGCAGCTGAGGTATGGACACCGGATAGTATTATTTATGCTGATCCTGTGTTAAAACAGGCTGCTTCAAAGATCTCTATTCCCGGAGGCCGCCCTTATATTCCGGGATATGCATATAACGGTATGATCGCTCCTATCACGAATTATGATATTGCCGGTGCCATCTGGTACCAGGGAGAGAATAACACGGGCCAGGCTAAGACCTATGCTAAATTGCTTCCTACAATGATTGATAGCTGGCGCAATGCATGGAAGAAAGAATTTCCTTTCTACTTAGTGCAGATAGCACCCTATAAATATGGTCTTAAAAATAGCGGTGCCATACTGCGTGAGGCACAGACGCAGGTGGCAGATCATCATCCCCATACCGGTATGGTAGTGATCACAGACCTCGTTGCCGATACAAATGATGTACATCCTACCAACAAAAAAGATGTAGGATTACGCCTGGCGAACCTGGCACTGGCGGATACCTATCATAAAGAGGGCATTGTTTACAAAAGCCCTTCCTTCAAAAGCCTAAGCATAAAAGGAAATAAAGCAACGATTGTTATAGACCATGCAGAAAAAGGCCTTGTGATAAAAGGAAAAACAGCCACCGAATTTTTGATTGCGGGGGAAGATCAGGTATTTTATCCTGCAGACGTTACAATTAAAAATAATACCCTGATTGTTTCCAGCAAGGAAGTGAAGGTTCCCGTAGCGGTACGTTTTGGTTTCCGCAACACGGCAGTCGGGAATGTGTTCGGTAAAGATGGGCTTCCATTAGCGCCCTTCCGAACAGATACCTGGGAGGTAGAAATGAAGTAA
- a CDS encoding DUF2961 domain-containing protein produces the protein MRYLLILVCCIPVYTNAQKIPVGYDAFRLWEQLPQQRIGVRAYMRSTYSRTGGSYDASNFLFMNKEDENVTLDVKGNGILYFFRTNHWHGSPWHFVVDGKDNIVSETATADPVDAVKKFKNTVFIPASTFPEPMAWTWGTTKGANLIWTPMPFRDSLRIAYSRTFYGTGYYIYHLYANPTGLPSWDLNKAPDKDVVDLVSRAGTDIAPKNIKKLRGTVKLDKDQVVLANITSSSSIRALKLSLPLDKAEALERIRLKVTWDNAAHPSIDAPICLFFGAGTFFNRERKEYLVKGLPINIRYDYPNNKVELACYYPMPFFKSAKFELTGITPGDAAIDYEIRYERSKIPANQSSYFHATYRDFPKPDFGQDMTWLDTKGEEGQEEWTGSFLGTSFIFSHNANLHTLEGDPRFFFDNSQSPQAYGTGTEEWAGGGDYWGGENMTLPLAGHPCGATEKKTAVNDKDLIQSAYRFLVADLMPFGNRAVIRFEHNENVSQEHYEAVSYWYGLPTSSLVKTDSIDIGKPEDEQRHAYHSPQASEVETIRSKYEWGPDVYPAQTWGYDLRKRDEYKDLIGKEIYPAQEQDGRHTTGTSEFKVKLRKDNRGVLLRRTLDYSYPNQQAEIFVSTDGKNWQKAGNWYLAGANTYMISRPEGELSPRKYKVETSNRRLRDDEFLIPANLTKGKPAIRIKIKFVPGNQELYPGHPFPNGSAWSELKYDVYNYVLPNFK, from the coding sequence ATGCGGTATTTATTGATCCTGGTATGTTGCATACCTGTTTATACAAATGCACAGAAAATTCCCGTTGGCTACGATGCCTTCCGGTTATGGGAACAGTTACCACAGCAACGGATAGGCGTGCGGGCATATATGCGCAGCACTTATTCCCGTACAGGCGGTTCCTATGATGCCTCCAATTTCCTCTTCATGAATAAAGAAGATGAAAATGTAACACTGGATGTAAAAGGAAATGGAATCTTGTATTTCTTTCGTACCAATCACTGGCATGGGAGTCCATGGCATTTTGTGGTAGACGGAAAAGATAACATCGTGTCTGAAACAGCTACCGCAGATCCTGTTGATGCTGTAAAGAAATTTAAGAATACTGTTTTTATTCCGGCCAGTACTTTCCCGGAACCCATGGCATGGACCTGGGGAACAACCAAAGGCGCCAATCTTATCTGGACGCCGATGCCCTTCAGGGATTCCCTGCGGATAGCCTATTCCCGCACGTTTTATGGAACAGGTTATTACATCTATCATCTGTACGCCAATCCAACCGGCCTGCCTTCATGGGATCTCAATAAAGCACCTGATAAAGATGTGGTAGACCTTGTGAGCCGCGCAGGTACAGACATCGCTCCAAAGAATATCAAAAAGCTGCGGGGCACTGTAAAGCTGGATAAGGACCAGGTCGTACTGGCTAACATTACATCCTCTTCTTCTATCAGGGCTTTAAAGTTAAGTCTGCCCCTTGATAAGGCTGAAGCACTGGAACGCATCCGTTTAAAAGTGACCTGGGATAATGCAGCGCATCCATCTATCGATGCACCGATCTGCCTTTTCTTTGGTGCCGGTACTTTCTTTAACAGGGAGCGCAAGGAATACTTAGTAAAAGGACTGCCCATAAATATCCGTTACGATTATCCAAATAATAAAGTAGAACTGGCCTGTTATTATCCCATGCCATTCTTTAAATCAGCAAAGTTTGAATTAACAGGCATCACTCCCGGAGATGCAGCCATCGATTATGAGATCCGTTATGAACGTTCCAAAATACCCGCTAACCAAAGCAGTTATTTTCATGCTACCTACCGCGATTTCCCCAAACCGGATTTCGGGCAGGATATGACCTGGCTGGATACCAAAGGAGAGGAAGGGCAGGAAGAATGGACGGGCAGTTTTCTTGGTACCTCCTTCATCTTTTCCCATAATGCAAACCTGCATACATTAGAAGGGGATCCGCGTTTCTTCTTTGATAATAGCCAGTCGCCACAGGCATATGGCACAGGTACGGAAGAATGGGCCGGTGGTGGAGATTACTGGGGCGGAGAGAATATGACCCTTCCATTAGCCGGACATCCCTGTGGCGCTACAGAAAAGAAAACAGCCGTTAACGATAAAGACCTCATCCAATCTGCCTATCGTTTCTTAGTGGCAGACCTGATGCCTTTCGGGAACAGGGCCGTTATCCGCTTTGAGCATAACGAAAATGTATCACAGGAACATTACGAAGCCGTATCATACTGGTATGGCCTCCCCACATCCTCCTTAGTTAAAACAGATTCCATTGATATCGGTAAACCGGAAGACGAACAAAGGCATGCCTATCATTCCCCACAGGCTTCCGAAGTGGAGACCATCCGCTCGAAATATGAATGGGGCCCTGATGTGTATCCTGCACAGACATGGGGATATGATCTGCGAAAGAGAGATGAATATAAAGATCTGATCGGCAAGGAAATTTATCCAGCCCAGGAACAGGATGGCCGCCATACTACCGGCACTTCTGAGTTCAAGGTTAAACTCCGTAAAGATAACAGGGGAGTACTCCTGCGCCGTACGCTGGACTACAGCTATCCAAACCAGCAGGCCGAAATATTTGTTTCAACAGATGGGAAAAACTGGCAGAAAGCCGGCAACTGGTACCTGGCCGGCGCAAACACCTATATGATCTCCCGCCCGGAAGGAGAACTCTCCCCACGGAAATACAAAGTGGAGACCTCCAACCGCCGTTTGCGGGACGATGAATTCTTAATTCCCGCTAACTTGACAAAAGGCAAACCAGCAATACGTATAAAGATTAAATTTGTTCCCGGAAACCAGGAATTGTATCCCGGTCACCCCTTTCCTAACGGAAGTGCCTGGAGTGAGCTGAAATATGATGTCTACAATTACGTATTGCCAAACTTTAAATGA
- a CDS encoding family 43 glycosylhydrolase: MKYSLIILLLLNCIHSFAQLIPEISGPFVHIFNPNDLRTEGDSSWYTNDHTFIKGEDGTWHAYGIIHHLPIAPWKETRLFHISAKSIKQKKWEDHGYALTAKPGVERVLWAPYVMNEKGTYYMFYNVGNMQKNAPDYASWGQLCMAVSKDLYTWERHQRNPLFSDPGHARDSYIMHYKGKYYYYYTKTYSETDFRSAVAVRTGPDLFHWSGPQIAHVQPYEVYWGGDAESPFVIQKDGLFYLFICKAMTEYNLTAVFWSKDPENFPIENLVCTLPVHAAEIIYDKKEGWFISNTGWDKKGLYLAPLRWKPAK, encoded by the coding sequence ATGAAATATTCTTTGATCATACTCTTACTGCTGAATTGCATTCATTCATTCGCGCAACTCATTCCGGAGATAAGCGGGCCATTCGTTCACATATTCAACCCGAATGATCTGCGTACAGAAGGAGACAGTTCATGGTATACAAATGATCATACTTTTATCAAGGGAGAAGATGGTACATGGCATGCCTATGGCATTATTCATCATTTACCAATTGCACCCTGGAAGGAAACACGGCTTTTTCATATCTCTGCGAAATCTATTAAACAGAAGAAATGGGAAGATCATGGTTATGCATTAACTGCGAAACCCGGTGTGGAAAGAGTGCTATGGGCACCTTATGTGATGAATGAAAAAGGAACGTATTATATGTTCTACAACGTAGGCAATATGCAGAAGAATGCACCTGACTACGCTTCCTGGGGGCAATTGTGCATGGCAGTCAGTAAGGACCTGTACACATGGGAGCGGCATCAGCGTAATCCGCTTTTCAGTGATCCCGGGCATGCAAGGGATTCCTACATCATGCATTACAAAGGAAAGTATTATTACTACTACACAAAAACATATAGCGAAACAGACTTTCGTTCTGCTGTTGCTGTAAGGACAGGCCCGGACCTGTTCCATTGGAGCGGGCCGCAGATAGCTCATGTGCAACCTTATGAAGTTTACTGGGGAGGAGATGCCGAGAGCCCCTTTGTGATACAGAAAGATGGTTTGTTTTACCTGTTCATCTGTAAAGCCATGACGGAATATAATCTGACCGCCGTATTTTGGTCTAAAGACCCGGAGAACTTCCCGATAGAAAATCTGGTATGTACTTTACCCGTGCATGCTGCTGAAATAATTTACGATAAAAAGGAAGGCTGGTTTATTTCAAACACAGGATGGGATAAGAAGGGGCTTTACCTTGCTCCCTTACGGTGGAAGCCAGCCAAATAA
- the hisD gene encoding histidinol dehydrogenase, with protein MTRFLKKGKSESDIKNADSGVRKTVGKIIKDIEENGDLAVRKYAASFDSWPPDAFRLTEDQIKEIVQRTPEQVIQDILFAQQQIRFFAEKQLASISDIEVETLPGVFLGHKNIPVNSVGCYIPGGRYPMVASAHMSILTAKVAGVKRVIACTPPINGKIPEATVCAMYFAGADEIYILGGVQALCAMAIGTDSIKAVDMLVGPGNAYVAEAKRQLFGRVGIDLFAGPTEVLVIADETADAEMIACDLLGQAEHGPTSPAALITTSEKLAAETLVEIERQLKHLSTADIAGVAWEEYGSIILVDSLEEAVKEADALAYEHVEVLTRDPQYFLDNMTNYGALFLGPETNVAYGDKVIGTNHTLPTMKAARYTGGLWVGKFLKNCTYQRCTPEASAMIGKYAMRLCELEGFAAHKEQAALRVKRYNK; from the coding sequence ATGACCAGGTTTTTGAAAAAAGGGAAAAGTGAATCTGATATTAAAAATGCAGATTCAGGCGTGAGAAAAACAGTAGGGAAGATCATTAAAGACATTGAGGAGAACGGAGACCTTGCTGTTAGAAAATATGCCGCATCGTTTGATAGCTGGCCGCCGGATGCATTCCGGCTGACGGAAGACCAGATTAAGGAAATCGTGCAGCGTACACCGGAACAGGTGATACAGGACATCCTGTTTGCACAGCAACAGATCAGGTTTTTTGCAGAAAAGCAACTGGCTTCTATTTCAGATATAGAGGTGGAAACCTTACCAGGCGTTTTCCTGGGGCATAAGAACATCCCGGTTAATAGCGTAGGCTGTTATATCCCGGGTGGAAGATATCCCATGGTAGCCTCCGCACACATGAGTATCCTAACGGCAAAAGTAGCTGGCGTGAAAAGAGTAATAGCCTGCACACCGCCTATCAATGGAAAAATACCCGAAGCTACTGTATGTGCCATGTATTTTGCAGGAGCAGATGAGATCTATATCCTTGGAGGCGTGCAGGCATTATGTGCCATGGCCATCGGTACAGATTCCATTAAAGCCGTGGATATGCTGGTAGGCCCTGGTAATGCCTATGTAGCAGAAGCTAAAAGGCAATTGTTTGGAAGAGTAGGGATCGATCTCTTTGCCGGACCTACAGAAGTATTGGTGATCGCGGATGAAACTGCCGATGCTGAAATGATCGCCTGCGATTTGTTAGGGCAGGCTGAACATGGCCCAACCTCTCCCGCAGCCCTCATCACTACTTCAGAAAAACTTGCAGCGGAAACTTTAGTGGAGATTGAAAGACAACTGAAACATTTATCTACTGCTGATATTGCAGGTGTTGCATGGGAAGAGTATGGCTCGATCATATTAGTGGATTCTCTTGAAGAAGCTGTAAAGGAAGCAGACGCGCTGGCATATGAACATGTTGAAGTGTTAACCCGCGATCCACAATACTTCCTGGATAATATGACCAATTACGGCGCATTATTCCTGGGCCCTGAAACCAATGTGGCCTACGGTGATAAAGTGATCGGTACTAATCACACCCTGCCTACCATGAAAGCTGCCAGGTATACCGGCGGATTGTGGGTAGGCAAGTTCCTCAAGAACTGCACTTACCAGAGATGTACACCGGAAGCAAGTGCGATGATCGGTAAATACGCGATGCGTTTATGTGAGCTGGAAGGATTTGCAGCACATAAAGAACAGGCTGCCTTACGGGTAAAACGATACAATAAATGA
- a CDS encoding glycoside hydrolase family 43 protein translates to MLSCSETKKATDNPPPDRITSFYNPLLSSGPDPWVYKKDGSFYYMHTMVNSIAIWKTRAISELGKAAVKTVWTPPATGNNAKNIWAPELHFLQGKWYLYYTAGATTNLATQRCFVLENPNPDPTTGTWADKGKLADPLGDYFAIDGTILEYKDKLYFIWSGQISGTDISQRIYIAEMENPWTLKSSRVQLSFPQYDWEKKGSAVNEGPEVLKNPAGNVFVVYSGSNCATDDYGLGMLRLKENGDPLNPADWAKSPIPVFTKSINNNVFGPGHNGFFKSKDDKEDWIIYHANIQSGQGCGGTRSPRIQRFTWKNDGTPDFGEPLDVSQKLTKPSGESE, encoded by the coding sequence ATGCTCTCTTGTTCGGAAACAAAGAAAGCAACTGATAATCCGCCGCCGGACAGAATAACATCATTTTATAATCCACTGCTCAGCAGTGGCCCTGATCCATGGGTATATAAAAAGGATGGCAGCTTCTACTATATGCATACCATGGTAAATAGTATTGCCATCTGGAAAACACGCGCTATCTCCGAACTGGGTAAAGCAGCTGTTAAAACAGTATGGACGCCACCAGCTACCGGTAATAATGCAAAGAATATCTGGGCGCCGGAATTACATTTCCTGCAAGGAAAGTGGTACCTGTATTATACTGCCGGTGCTACTACCAATCTGGCCACGCAGCGGTGTTTTGTATTAGAGAATCCCAATCCTGATCCAACTACGGGCACCTGGGCAGATAAAGGAAAACTGGCTGATCCATTGGGTGATTATTTTGCCATCGATGGTACGATACTCGAATACAAAGACAAACTTTATTTCATCTGGAGCGGACAGATCTCAGGAACAGACATCAGCCAGCGGATCTATATAGCAGAGATGGAAAACCCCTGGACGCTGAAGTCCTCCCGCGTACAACTTTCCTTCCCGCAGTATGACTGGGAAAAGAAAGGCTCTGCCGTGAATGAAGGGCCGGAGGTACTAAAGAACCCTGCCGGGAATGTTTTTGTAGTATACTCCGGCAGTAATTGCGCAACAGATGATTACGGGTTAGGTATGTTGAGACTGAAAGAGAACGGCGATCCTTTAAATCCGGCAGACTGGGCGAAAAGCCCGATACCCGTATTTACAAAGAGCATCAATAACAACGTATTCGGCCCCGGCCATAATGGCTTCTTCAAATCGAAAGATGATAAGGAAGATTGGATCATCTACCACGCCAATATACAAAGCGGGCAGGGCTGTGGTGGTACACGGAGCCCAAGGATACAGCGGTTCACCTGGAAGAATGACGGTACACCGGATTTTGGAGAACCGCTTGATGTGTCCCAGAAATTAACAAAGCCTTCGGGCGAATCAGAGTGA
- a CDS encoding glycoside hydrolase family 172 protein: MKWTFLIIMICSCSSLYAQEMTDLSIIQQQVKSKRISSYDRSGDNHDNLQHIKHGEKRVIFDVKGTGIIKHIWMTMGPEPAVLSRNDIIIRMYWDGQEYPSVESPIGPFFGQGWNETYLFTSAPLVAAPMDGMGLVSYFAMPFQKGGKVEIENQSGREINTLYFYIDYVEMKQLPQHAGRFHAWYNKQLTASVDSIENEHWMFGPGKPNKTGKDNYLIANIKGKGHFVGVNYYVHSPTPYWYGEGDDMIFVDDNILYGTGTEDYFNTSWGAPKTPYATPYFGYARVNNDIGFLGRTHIYRFNIADPIHFDSLFRFTIEHGSMNVLTLDLASVAYWYQDKASPVPAIPDAAARKPQPMIGPSDIHRWRNEWRKSKGNNPTLWGN; this comes from the coding sequence ATGAAATGGACATTCCTTATCATTATGATATGCAGCTGCTCATCTCTTTATGCACAGGAGATGACGGACCTGAGTATCATCCAACAACAGGTGAAGTCGAAACGCATCAGTAGTTACGACAGGTCCGGCGATAACCATGATAATTTACAGCATATCAAACATGGAGAGAAGCGCGTGATCTTTGATGTGAAAGGCACAGGTATCATCAAACATATCTGGATGACCATGGGCCCGGAACCTGCTGTACTGAGCCGGAATGATATTATCATCCGCATGTACTGGGATGGTCAGGAATATCCTTCTGTTGAATCACCTATAGGCCCTTTTTTCGGGCAGGGATGGAATGAAACTTACCTGTTCACTTCAGCGCCACTGGTTGCAGCACCCATGGATGGCATGGGCCTGGTCAGTTATTTCGCCATGCCTTTTCAAAAGGGAGGAAAGGTAGAAATTGAAAACCAATCCGGCAGAGAGATCAATACGCTGTATTTCTATATTGATTATGTGGAAATGAAACAACTGCCACAACACGCCGGGAGGTTCCATGCCTGGTATAACAAACAACTGACGGCTTCCGTAGATAGTATTGAAAACGAACATTGGATGTTTGGTCCGGGCAAACCCAATAAAACAGGAAAGGATAATTATTTGATCGCGAATATAAAAGGTAAGGGACATTTTGTGGGGGTGAATTACTACGTTCATTCTCCCACACCTTACTGGTATGGAGAAGGTGACGATATGATCTTTGTGGATGACAATATTCTATATGGCACCGGAACAGAAGATTACTTCAATACATCATGGGGCGCCCCTAAAACACCCTATGCCACACCCTATTTCGGTTATGCGCGGGTGAATAACGACATCGGTTTCCTCGGCAGAACACACATCTACCGGTTTAACATCGCTGACCCGATCCATTTCGATTCTCTGTTCAGGTTTACCATAGAACATGGCAGCATGAATGTGCTCACACTGGATCTGGCCAGTGTTGCTTACTGGTATCAGGATAAGGCCTCGCCGGTTCCTGCCATCCCGGATGCGGCAGCAAGAAAGCCACAGCCAATGATCGGGCCATCGGATATACACAGGTGGCGTAACGAATGGAGAAAAAGTAAAGGTAATAATCCAACACTATGGGGGAATTAG
- a CDS encoding glycoside hydrolase family 172 protein, with translation MKIKMIVCLLGILTTHAFGQTPQNDLSSLAQIQQGVTSKRVSSYDKSGGNDDFLKIADGEKKVIFDESGAGIINHIWITMAPHPGAMNRNDIIIRMYWDGKEYPSVVSPIGPFFGQGWNEAYEFNALPISASPDHGKGLVSYFNMPFSKGARIEIENQSGRAIDAFYFYVDYVSMDKLPAGMGRFHSWYNKQLMGASKEEGENEWAILGKYGNNTTGKDNYVFADIKGKGHFVGVNYYVHSPSPMWYGEGDDMIYIDGAEKPTLHGTGTEDYFNTAFCPKNVFSHPYYGYARVNNDMGWLGRTHLYRFHVTDPLFFNKSLKFTIEHGHNNVLTLDLASVAYWYQNEASPVPPIPDKESRRPKPFIGIGDFHKWRNEWRKSKGNDPQLWGN, from the coding sequence ATGAAAATAAAAATGATCGTATGCCTGCTTGGTATTTTGACTACGCATGCATTTGGACAAACACCACAGAATGATCTTTCCTCACTGGCGCAAATACAGCAGGGCGTAACATCAAAGCGCGTAAGCAGTTATGATAAGAGTGGTGGTAACGATGACTTTCTGAAGATCGCAGACGGCGAGAAGAAGGTGATATTTGATGAAAGCGGTGCAGGTATCATCAATCATATCTGGATCACCATGGCCCCTCATCCCGGAGCCATGAATCGCAATGATATTATTATCAGGATGTATTGGGATGGAAAAGAGTATCCCTCGGTTGTATCTCCTATCGGCCCCTTCTTTGGCCAGGGCTGGAATGAAGCGTATGAATTCAATGCCTTACCTATATCTGCGAGCCCTGATCATGGAAAAGGACTGGTCAGTTATTTCAATATGCCTTTTAGTAAAGGTGCAAGGATTGAAATAGAGAACCAATCCGGCAGGGCCATAGATGCCTTTTACTTTTATGTGGATTATGTAAGCATGGATAAACTCCCTGCGGGTATGGGCCGTTTTCACAGTTGGTATAACAAACAGCTGATGGGTGCATCAAAGGAAGAAGGAGAGAACGAATGGGCCATTTTAGGTAAATACGGCAATAACACTACGGGTAAGGATAATTATGTTTTTGCAGACATCAAAGGGAAAGGGCATTTCGTAGGGGTGAACTATTATGTACATTCTCCCTCACCCATGTGGTATGGAGAAGGAGATGATATGATCTATATCGATGGAGCTGAGAAACCCACGCTTCATGGTACAGGAACAGAAGATTACTTCAACACCGCCTTCTGCCCGAAAAATGTTTTCTCTCATCCTTATTATGGTTATGCAAGAGTAAACAACGATATGGGATGGCTGGGCAGAACACATCTGTACCGCTTCCATGTTACAGATCCCTTATTCTTCAACAAGTCACTTAAGTTCACGATAGAACATGGCCATAATAATGTGCTGACGCTCGATCTTGCCAGTGTAGCGTACTGGTATCAAAATGAAGCATCACCTGTTCCGCCTATTCCTGATAAGGAAAGCAGAAGGCCTAAACCTTTCATTGGTATCGGGGATTTTCATAAATGGCGGAACGAGTGGAGGAAAAGCAAAGGCAATGATCCTCAGTTATGGGGTAACTAA
- a CDS encoding glutamine amidotransferase yields MKQRDHLLYLGDWVFSVGPLFIETPFGTETKDADLHFYGRRLVKAIDPVMDVTSMANWELYRMQPGRLEEILETSVGLIISDVEAKCFHLFPSFFDRALRKDTVVTFPDRLTSIKSWIENGGGLMMLGGWLSFSGALGKSGWGRSSFSNALPVQCMATEDLVESSAGFTAEVLVPDHPVVKGLSWETFPPIFGYNEVTEKPEGEVLVRVKETGHPLVVVGTYGKGRVLTYMSDPAPHWGINFELWDSYDAFWQQSLNWIKKQS; encoded by the coding sequence ATGAAACAACGCGATCATTTACTTTACCTCGGAGATTGGGTATTCAGCGTAGGACCATTATTTATTGAAACACCTTTTGGAACAGAAACAAAAGATGCAGACCTGCATTTCTATGGCAGAAGGCTGGTAAAAGCCATTGATCCGGTAATGGATGTAACCAGCATGGCTAACTGGGAACTATATCGCATGCAGCCAGGCAGACTGGAGGAGATCCTGGAAACCTCTGTAGGGCTGATCATCAGTGATGTGGAAGCAAAATGTTTTCACCTGTTCCCCAGCTTCTTTGACCGCGCACTGCGCAAAGACACAGTGGTTACTTTCCCTGACAGGCTTACTTCTATAAAAAGCTGGATAGAAAATGGAGGTGGATTAATGATGCTGGGAGGCTGGTTATCTTTCAGTGGCGCATTAGGCAAATCAGGCTGGGGAAGAAGTTCTTTTTCCAATGCATTACCTGTTCAATGTATGGCTACAGAAGACCTTGTGGAATCTTCCGCAGGTTTCACTGCAGAAGTATTGGTGCCTGATCATCCAGTTGTAAAAGGACTTTCATGGGAAACCTTCCCACCGATCTTCGGGTACAATGAAGTGACCGAAAAACCGGAAGGAGAGGTGCTGGTACGGGTAAAAGAAACCGGGCATCCGCTGGTAGTGGTAGGAACATATGGTAAAGGACGTGTACTCACTTATATGTCTGACCCCGCACCACACTGGGGGATCAATTTTGAGCTGTGGGATAGCTATGATGCATTCTGGCAGCAATCGCTGAACTGGATTAAAAAGCAAAGCTGA